In the genome of Campylobacter concisus, the window TTTACGCTATTTTGCGAGAGGATCAGCGCAAATGTCATCACATTTTTGATCTCGCTTGTTGGTGTTGCTCTTTTTTGTTATAGACACCGCTCGTTCGCCGTCTCGCTTGGTATGCTTGCACTTGGCTTTTTGGCCTTTAAAAGTGGCCTTAGATTTACCATTTATGCCGTGCCTATCATGGCGCTTGGCTTTGGCTACTTAGTGGAGTTCGTGCTTGCAAATTTAAAGCTAAAAGAGGCTGTTTTAAATCTCATAAGAGCGTTCATAGCGGCTCTTGTGCTTACTCCAGCGCTCATTCACATCTATGGCTACAAGGCTGAGCCAGTTTTTGTAAATAAAGAGGTTGAAATTTTAAACAAGCTAAAAGGCATCGCAGGGCGCGAAGACTACGTGCTTGCGTGGTGGGACTATGGATATCCTATTAGATATTACAGTGATGTTAAGACACTAATTGACGGCGGAAAGCACCTTGGGCGTGAAAATTTTGCCGTGAGCTTTGCGCTTGGTAGCGATGAGATGAGCTCGGCAAATATGGCAAGGCTCGATGTTGAGTATACGGAGCGAAATTTCAAAGAGCACTTTAATGGCAACTTGGCTCAAATTTTAAAAGATAGAAATTTAAGCGTTGATCAGTTTTTTAGCGAGGTAAAAGAGGCAAATTTTAGCCTGCCAGCAAAGAGCAGAGAGATATATTATTACCTGCCAGATAGGATGCTTAGTATTTTCCCAACCATTTTGCAGTTTAGCAAGATCGATCTAAAAAGCGGTAAAAATTTAAACAACGGACTTTTTGTCACCACAAGAGCGATCTCGCAAAGCGAAAAGGGCATTAGGCTAAGTGGTGGATTTACTCTAACAAGCGATGTCACAAGTTTAATCTATGATGGCAATATCTTGCCTCTTAAATCTTTCATAGAGACTGATTATAACGAGGCTGGCAAGCTAAATGTCAAAGAGTATAAAAATAACGAACTTTCAAACATTTCTGTCATTTTCATGAGGGATTACGGCAGGTTTATCATCCTTGATGAGAGTATTTTAAATAGCACTTATATACAGCTTTTTGTGCTTGAAAGGTACGATCCAAAAATTTTTGAGCCAGTTATACTTGATGGGGCAGCAAAAATTTATAAACTAAAGAGGTAAAAATGGCAAGGATAGGGTTTTTAAGCCACGCTGACATGAGTATACACTTTTTTAGACGGCCTATTATGCAGGCTTTAAAAGATATGGGTCATGAGGTTTTTGCTATCGCCCCAAAAGGCGACTTCACTGGCGAGCTTGCTAAAAGTTTTCACACTGTCACTTACGAGCTTGATAAGGCTAGCCTAAATCCACTAACTGTGATAAATAACTCTAAAAAACTATCTCAAATTTTAGGTGAGCTAAATTTAGACCTGCTGCAAACTGGCGCTCACAAGTCAAATGTCTTTGGCACGTTTGCCGCTAAAAACGCTGGCATAAAGCACGTGATAAATTTGGTTGAAGGCCTTGGTAGCTTTTATATCGATGATGATATTAAGACAAAGGCCGTGCGTTTTGTCATGGAGAGCCTTTATAAGCTCTCTTTTGCAAAGGCTGATGCTTGCATCTTCGTAAATGACGCAGATCCAGACTATCTGATCTCAAGAAATTTGATAGACAAAAGCAAAGTGTACCGCATAAAAAGTGTCGGCGTGGATACTGCTAAATTTGACCCAGCTATCACGCAGCCGGCTGACCTTGGTGAAAAAAAGGTCATTTTGATGATCGCAAGGGCGATGTGGCACAAGGGTGTTCGTGAATTTTACGAGGCGGCAGAAATTTTAAATGGCTATAAAAACTGCAAATTTGTCTTTGTGGGCGAGGGCTTTGCTGGTAATAAATCAACCGCAGACGAGGCCTTTTTAAAAGGTGGTAAAGTGTGTTATCTTGGTGCTAGAAATGACATACCGCAGCTTTTAAAGGCCTCTTATCTGCTGGC includes:
- a CDS encoding general glycosylation pathway protein, which gives rise to MNRNLFFKNYSLYLMIFVAVIFGMVCRLYWVFWASEYPVFFWNNELMISTNDGYAFAEGARDMLAGFHQENDLSYYGYPLSTLTYWIVKFLGVKLETAMIYMSVFFSSLVAVPVILIANEYKAKMAGFIAALLAVIANSYYNRTMAGYYDTDMLIIPLSVFVVWGLVRVLEKKDAKSLIIAPLSVLIYMWWYMSAFSLISILTGLFLLYTLIFDRKNPLFYLEISLLLLAISNLDLTLKFIAVIVIYALCLFKKEVINLKIALGILAVIFVVFVVRGGLNPIIFQLKFYVFRDAPEVGGMSFHFFNVNQTIQESSVVDFTLFCERISANVITFLISLVGVALFCYRHRSFAVSLGMLALGFLAFKSGLRFTIYAVPIMALGFGYLVEFVLANLKLKEAVLNLIRAFIAALVLTPALIHIYGYKAEPVFVNKEVEILNKLKGIAGREDYVLAWWDYGYPIRYYSDVKTLIDGGKHLGRENFAVSFALGSDEMSSANMARLDVEYTERNFKEHFNGNLAQILKDRNLSVDQFFSEVKEANFSLPAKSREIYYYLPDRMLSIFPTILQFSKIDLKSGKNLNNGLFVTTRAISQSEKGIRLSGGFTLTSDVTSLIYDGNILPLKSFIETDYNEAGKLNVKEYKNNELSNISVIFMRDYGRFIILDESILNSTYIQLFVLERYDPKIFEPVILDGAAKIYKLKR
- a CDS encoding galactosyltransferase, translated to MARIGFLSHADMSIHFFRRPIMQALKDMGHEVFAIAPKGDFTGELAKSFHTVTYELDKASLNPLTVINNSKKLSQILGELNLDLLQTGAHKSNVFGTFAAKNAGIKHVINLVEGLGSFYIDDDIKTKAVRFVMESLYKLSFAKADACIFVNDADPDYLISRNLIDKSKVYRIKSVGVDTAKFDPAITQPADLGEKKVILMIARAMWHKGVREFYEAAEILNGYKNCKFVFVGEGFAGNKSTADEAFLKGGKVCYLGARNDIPQLLKASYLLALPSYKEGFPRTVLEAMSMAKAVVASDVTGCNEAVKDGYNGLLCKVKDANDLAEKVKILLDDEELCAKLGQNGRDWAVSEFDEKQIAKRYIEIYRKFIDV